The following are encoded together in the Proteiniphilum saccharofermentans genome:
- a CDS encoding [Fe-Fe] hydrogenase large subunit C-terminal domain-containing protein — protein sequence MKDRNYTHSIQIDPDRCTGCSHCMRVCSTQAIRIMGGYARIQPERCVDCGECFRVCPQRAIYAKDDGLGTLPPENYKIALVPSVFIGQFPSEYSATQVLSAVKQVGFDEVFEVEQAVDFMKEAYQAVAQQNPSHPLISSYCPAVVRLIQVQYPSLTGQIMRLKAPHDIAALYLRRSKEKEGLAPEKLSIYYVTPCAAKTVAARAPVGEEKSPINGTVNMTAVYNKASKILYGFKKPGLHKTFANMRPDSVNWSLSGTEKKYFPGRGLAIDGMDNVIEFLEKLESGHVSDIDFLEMRACDQGCAGGILCPGNRFLAVERLEHRQKRLQKLKDADNGRVRNPLMEYEKILHTMSGVDPVYPRDGLLLDEDIEKALIKLQRIERLRTYFPGFDCGACGAPGCRNLAEDIVQGKASISHCVFVQRVMEKNYKLSPDQAFVVIEKIWGKGRLDKYVDKV from the coding sequence ATGAAAGACAGGAACTACACACATTCCATACAGATCGATCCTGACAGGTGTACCGGATGTTCCCATTGTATGCGTGTGTGTTCCACACAGGCTATCCGGATCATGGGCGGATATGCGCGTATACAACCCGAAAGATGTGTCGATTGCGGTGAGTGTTTCCGTGTCTGTCCGCAGCGGGCCATCTATGCCAAGGATGATGGTCTTGGCACCCTTCCGCCGGAAAACTATAAGATCGCGCTTGTACCCTCCGTTTTTATCGGCCAGTTCCCTTCGGAATATTCAGCTACCCAGGTTTTGAGTGCCGTGAAACAGGTTGGGTTTGATGAGGTATTCGAAGTAGAGCAGGCCGTGGATTTCATGAAGGAAGCTTATCAGGCCGTGGCGCAACAAAATCCTTCGCATCCGCTTATCAGTTCCTATTGTCCTGCGGTTGTACGACTTATCCAGGTGCAGTATCCTTCACTCACCGGGCAGATCATGCGGTTGAAAGCGCCTCATGATATTGCCGCACTTTATCTCCGGAGATCAAAAGAGAAAGAAGGCCTCGCCCCGGAAAAGTTATCCATTTATTATGTTACTCCCTGTGCTGCGAAAACTGTGGCTGCCCGTGCACCGGTAGGAGAAGAGAAATCACCTATCAACGGGACTGTCAATATGACGGCAGTTTACAATAAAGCATCCAAGATATTGTACGGCTTTAAAAAACCGGGATTACATAAAACCTTCGCCAATATGAGACCCGATTCCGTCAACTGGTCGTTATCGGGAACCGAAAAAAAATATTTCCCCGGAAGAGGGCTTGCCATCGACGGGATGGATAATGTGATCGAGTTTCTGGAAAAACTTGAATCGGGACATGTTTCCGATATCGATTTTTTGGAGATGCGTGCCTGCGACCAGGGTTGTGCGGGTGGTATTCTCTGTCCCGGGAACCGATTTCTGGCAGTGGAGCGGTTGGAACATCGGCAGAAGAGATTGCAAAAACTGAAAGATGCCGATAACGGAAGGGTGAGAAACCCTCTGATGGAATACGAGAAGATACTTCATACAATGTCGGGTGTCGATCCCGTTTATCCGCGCGACGGCCTGCTGCTGGATGAGGATATAGAAAAAGCCCTTATCAAACTGCAACGCATAGAGAGGCTGAGGACCTATTTCCCCGGTTTCGATTGCGGTGCCTGTGGCGCACCCGGTTGTAGAAACCTTGCGGAGGACATTGTGCAAGGGAAGGCCAGTATCTCGCACTGTGTGTTTGTGCAGCGTGTGATGGAGAAGAATTATAAACTGAGTCCCGACCAGGCCTTTGTAGTTATAGAGAAAATATGGGGGAAGGGACGGCTCGATAAATATGTGGATAAGGTGTAG
- a CDS encoding ATP-binding protein yields the protein MKIEHHIEGSNFSAAGSASSEVKKTLKQFNISPLLLRRIAIALYEAEMNVVAHACRGVMSVDIQPFCIHVVVEDEGPGIEDIEKAMEEGFSTATEEVRQMGFGAGMGLPNIKKNSDEMTLTSIPGVGTRLEFIVNI from the coding sequence TTGAAAATAGAGCACCACATAGAGGGGAGTAATTTCAGTGCCGCAGGTAGTGCGAGTTCGGAAGTGAAGAAAACGTTGAAACAGTTCAATATTTCCCCGCTTTTGTTGCGAAGGATCGCGATAGCGCTTTATGAGGCAGAGATGAACGTAGTAGCTCATGCTTGCCGGGGTGTCATGAGTGTGGATATTCAACCGTTCTGTATCCATGTTGTGGTTGAAGATGAAGGTCCCGGTATTGAAGATATTGAAAAAGCCATGGAAGAGGGGTTTTCTACGGCCACGGAAGAGGTTCGCCAGATGGGATTCGGAGCGGGAATGGGACTGCCCAACATCAAAAAGAACAGTGACGAGATGACGCTTACTTCCATCCCCGGTGTGGGCACACGGCTGGAATTTATAGTTAATATTTGA
- a CDS encoding DRTGG domain-containing protein, whose product MNLHQVNEIINGTIQLDCNTFHDYTNVFASDLMSDVLRYYMENTLLITGLCTLQAIRTAEISNISCIIFARGKRISDEMLQLAKENNIAIIESGLTVFEIAGRLYQNGLKPVRE is encoded by the coding sequence ATGAATTTACACCAGGTAAACGAAATTATTAACGGTACAATTCAACTCGATTGTAATACATTCCACGATTACACAAATGTTTTCGCTTCAGATCTGATGAGCGATGTACTGCGTTATTATATGGAAAACACGCTCCTGATAACAGGATTGTGCACTCTGCAGGCGATCCGTACTGCGGAGATATCCAATATTTCCTGTATTATTTTCGCTCGCGGTAAACGGATATCGGACGAGATGCTTCAACTGGCGAAAGAAAACAATATAGCGATCATTGAATCCGGATTGACTGTGTTTGAAATTGCCGGCAGGCTTTATCAAAACGGATTGAAACCGGTTCGGGAATGA